The genomic DNA CTCAAGCTGCCCAACCTGTGCTGGGTCTACGACAGCAACCACATCAGCATCGACGGCAGCACGGACCTGGCCTTCACCGAGGACGTGGGCCGCCGCTTCGAGGCCTATGGCTGGCGCGTGCTCAAGGTCGCCGACGCCAATGACCTGAGCGCCCTGTCCAAGGCCTTCCGGACCTTCAAGGAAGAGCGCGGCCTGCCCACGCTCATCATCGTGACCAGCCGCATCGGCTTCGGCGCGCCCAAGAAGGAAGGCACCAAGGAGGCCCACGGCGAGGCCCTGGGCGCCGAGGAAATCAAGGGCGCCAAGCGCAACTACAACTGGCCCGAGGACGCCCAGTTCCTCGTGCCAGAGGGCGTGCGCGAGCGCTTCGCCGAGGGCGTGGGCGCGCGCGGCCAGAAGCTGCGCGGCGAGTGGGAGGCGCGCTTCGTCGAGTACAAGAAGCAGCACCCGGAGCTGGCCGAGCAACTGCAGCGCATGCAGAAGTACGAGCTGCCGGAGGGTTGGGACAAGGAACTGCCCGTGTTCCCCGCGGACGCCAAGGGCCTGGCCACGCGCGACTCGAGCGGCAAGGTGCTCAACGCCCTGGCGAAGAACTACCCGTGGCTCGTGGGCGGCTCGGCGGACCTGAACCCGTCCACCAAGACGTACCTGACAGGCTCCAGCCCGCTGCGGCCGGGCGAGTACGCGGGGCGCAACATCCACTACGGGGTGCGCGAGCACGCCATGGGCTCCATCACCAATGGCCTGACGCTCAGCCGCCTGCGCGCCTACAGCGCCACGTTCCTCATCTTCAGCGACTACGAGCGGCCCGCCATCCGCCTGTCGTCCATCATGGAGATTCCGAGCATCCACATCTTCACCCACGACTCCATCGGCGTGGGCGAGGACGGGCCCACGCACCAGCCCATCGAGCAGCTGGCGAGCCTGCGCGCCATTCCGGGCCTCATCGTGCTGCGCCCCGGCGACGCCAACGAGGTGACCGAGGCGTGGCGTGTCATCGCCCCGCTCAAGCACCAGCCGGTGGTGCTCGTGCTCACGCGCCAGGCGCTGCCCACGTTGGATCGCACGAAGTACGCCCCGGCCTCGGGCGTGGCCAAGGGCGCGTACATCCTCGCGGACAGCGAGGGCACGCCGGAGGTCATCCTCATCGGCACGGGCAGCGAGGTGACCCTGTGCGTGGAGGCCTACGAGAAGCTCACGAGCGAGGGCGTGAAGGCGCGCGTGGTGAGCATGCCCTCGTGGGAGCTGTTCGAGCAGCAGGACGCGGCCTACCAGGAGAAGGTCCTGCCCAAGGCCGTCACGGCGCGCGTGGCGGTGGAGCAGGCCGCGGCGTTCGGCTGGGAGCGCTGGGTGGGCCACACCGGCAAGGTGATTGGCATGCGCACCTTCGGCGCCTCCGCGCCCCTCAAGGCGCTGTTGCAGAAGTTCGGCTTCTCCACGGACAAGGTCATCGAGGCCGCCCGTGAGGTGATGAAGTCGGCCAAGAAGTAGTCACGCAAGTCCACGGCGCCGTCCCCGGGTGGCTGGGGACGGCGCGGCGCGTTCGAGGAACTTCATGGGATTCACGTTGGAGGTCTACAACTACCGCGCACTCCGCCAAGTGGACTGGAGCCCCTCGGGCGTCTGCGCCATCACGGGACCCAATGGCGCGGGGAAGACCACACTGCTGTCGGCCATCGAGTTCCTCCGGCACTTCCTCGAGCGCGGCGTTCAGGCAGCCATCGAGTTCTCTGGTGGGACCGCGAGCATCGTGAACCAGCACGCGCCGCATGAACGCATCCTGCTCCGGCTCTTCAGCGGCAACTGCCTCTGGGAAGTGCTCCCCCTGCTCAAATCGCCGTCCCTGGAAATCATCGAGCGGTTGGTGATCGACAAGAAGACCGTCGCTGCTCAAACGCCCTCGAAGAACCAAGCCTCCATCCTGGAGCGGGAAGTGGAGGTCTCGGGTGACTCGGTCTTCGGGCAGGCCATTCGCCTTATCCCGAGCGAACTGCGCGAGGCCGTGAAGCCGTTGCACGAACTCGTGTCGAACTTCCGGCTGTATCAAAACCTCCAGTTCTGGAACCTGCGGACCATCGGCTCGCCCGCCACGGCGGATCTGCACCTCCACTCGGATGGAGGCAATGCGTTCTCCCTCTTGCGCAACTGGAAGGCGGGACGCCGCGAACACGAGGAGCGCTGGCTGTTTGTCCGCGAGGGTCTGCGCGAGTGCTTCCCGGAACTCTTCGAGGATCTCGAGTTCCTCGCGGCGGGACAGACCGTCACGGTCCAGTTCTTCTTCAAGGGACTGCGTGAGCCGGTCGCGGCCTACTCGGCGCCCCATGGACTGCTCGTGGCCCTGCTGCACCTGTGCGCCATCGCCTCCGCGCCGGACCATGGCGCCGTGGCCATCGACGAGCCCGAGAACGGCTTGCACCCCTTCGCCATTCGGACCTTGTTGGAGCTCGCGCGGGCCCGCGCCGAGGCCCGGGATGTGACCATCCTCCTCGCGACCCACTCGCCCGTGGTGCTCAATACCTTCAATACGGAGCCTGGCCGCGTCTACATCATGGAGCCCGGGCACGA from Melittangium boletus DSM 14713 includes the following:
- the tkt gene encoding transketolase translates to MTHDKTDWLCINTIRTLAMDAVEQAHSGHPGAPMALAPVAYQLWQQELRYDPNHPIWPNRDRFVLSNGHASMLLYALLHLTGVRRITSEYTVEDQAAVSIEDIKKFRQLDSSTPGHPEYRWTSGVETTTGPLGQGVANSVGMAIASRWLADNYNRPGFELFNYDVWALCGDGDLMEGVSAEAASVAGHLKLPNLCWVYDSNHISIDGSTDLAFTEDVGRRFEAYGWRVLKVADANDLSALSKAFRTFKEERGLPTLIIVTSRIGFGAPKKEGTKEAHGEALGAEEIKGAKRNYNWPEDAQFLVPEGVRERFAEGVGARGQKLRGEWEARFVEYKKQHPELAEQLQRMQKYELPEGWDKELPVFPADAKGLATRDSSGKVLNALAKNYPWLVGGSADLNPSTKTYLTGSSPLRPGEYAGRNIHYGVREHAMGSITNGLTLSRLRAYSATFLIFSDYERPAIRLSSIMEIPSIHIFTHDSIGVGEDGPTHQPIEQLASLRAIPGLIVLRPGDANEVTEAWRVIAPLKHQPVVLVLTRQALPTLDRTKYAPASGVAKGAYILADSEGTPEVILIGTGSEVTLCVEAYEKLTSEGVKARVVSMPSWELFEQQDAAYQEKVLPKAVTARVAVEQAAAFGWERWVGHTGKVIGMRTFGASAPLKALLQKFGFSTDKVIEAAREVMKSAKK
- a CDS encoding AAA family ATPase, which translates into the protein MGFTLEVYNYRALRQVDWSPSGVCAITGPNGAGKTTLLSAIEFLRHFLERGVQAAIEFSGGTASIVNQHAPHERILLRLFSGNCLWEVLPLLKSPSLEIIERLVIDKKTVAAQTPSKNQASILEREVEVSGDSVFGQAIRLIPSELREAVKPLHELVSNFRLYQNLQFWNLRTIGSPATADLHLHSDGGNAFSLLRNWKAGRREHEERWLFVREGLRECFPELFEDLEFLAAGQTVTVQFFFKGLREPVAAYSAPHGLLVALLHLCAIASAPDHGAVAIDEPENGLHPFAIRTLLELARARAEARDVTILLATHSPVVLNTFNTEPGRVYIMEPGHDTLPIALSEHSDPEWLSHFALGDLYSDQSFGAQKRSPP